The genomic DNA GCACCTGGACCGCGGCGGCCGACGACAGCGCGCCCGCGGTGCACCGCGAGGACCGGATGATGCGGGTGGACGGGGTGTCGATCGACACCTCGTACTTCACGTCCGGGGGTTCGGAACGCCGGCCCGCCGTGCTGATCGGGCACGGTTTCGGCGGCTCCAAGGACGATGTGCGGGCGCAGGCCGAGAAGTTGGCCGGTGCCGGTTACGCCGTCCTGACCTGGTCGGCCCGCGGGTTCGGGAAGTCCGGCGGGGAGATCTCGCTCAACGCACCCGGCCGCGAGGTCAAGGACGTGTCCGGGTTGATCGACTGGCTGGCCCGCAGGCCCGAGGTGCAGCTGGACGGCAAGGGCGACCCGCGCGTCGGCGTCACCGGCGCCTCGTACGGTGGCGCGGTCTCGCTCCTCACCGCCGGGCACGACAAGCGCGTCGACGCCATCGCACCGGTGATCACGTACTGGAACCTCGCCGACGCGCTGTTCCCCGACGGGGTCTTCAAGAAGCTCTGGGCGGGGATCTTCATCACCTCCGGCGGCGGCTGCGACAGGTTCGAGAAGCAGCTGTGCGACATGTACGAACGGGTCGCCGTCTCCGGGAAGCCGGACGCCGCCGCCCGCGCCCTGCTGACCGACCGCTCCCCGGCCGCGGTCGGCGACCGCATCAAGGTGCCCGCGCTCATCGTGCAGGGACAGACCGACTCCCTCTTCCCGCTCGGCCAGGCGGATGCCATGGCACGCACCATCAGCGGGAACGGCGCACCCGTCTCCGTCGACTGGATCGCGGGCGGGCACGACGGCGGGGACCTGGAGAGCGGTCGGGTCGAGAACCGGATCGGGTCTTGGTTCGACCGGTACTTGAAGGAGGACAAGGGAGTCGACACCGGGCCCGGCTTCCGCGTCACCCGTACCGGAGGTATCGACTCCACCGATGGGGCCGCCCTCCAGCGCGGTGCGAGCAGCGACCACTACCCGGGGCTGTCGAGCGGCGGCCGGCAGATCGCGCTCACGGGCACGGGAGGCCGACAGGAGATCACCGGCCTGGGCGGGAGCAGCGGTCGGGGCGGCACACAGGACGACGCGAACGGCGGCGCACAGGACGGCACCTCCGCCGGTCTGCGGACGCAGACCTTCCGGAACCCGGCCGGCGCCAACCCGCCCGCCATCTCCGCCGTCCCGGGCGTCGGCGGCGGACTAGCCCAGCTCTCCACCCTCGGTGTCGGGCTCTCGCTCGACTTCCCCGGCCAGTACGCCCGCTTCGACTCCGCACCCCTCGGCACATCGATGCGCATCACCGGATCACCCACCGTCCGTGTGAAGGTGACGGCCGGGCAGGGTGATGCGGTGCTGTTCGGCAAGGTGTACGACGTGGCGCCGGACGGGCGGCAGCAGGTGCTGCCCGCCCAGCTCGTCGCCCCCTACCGGATCACGCCCGCGCAGCAGAACAAGACCGTCGAGCTGACCCTGCCGGCCGTCGACCACGCCCTCGACGCCGGACACCGGCTCCGTCTGGTCCTGTCCGCCACCGACCTCGGCTACGCCTCGCCGGCTGAGCCGACCACGTACACCGTCGCCCTCGACGGCCCGCTGACCGTCCCCACCGCACCCGCGGTGAAGACCGCGTCGGCCGGACTGCCGTGGTGGACCTGGGGACTTCCTGCCGCGGCCGCCGTCATCGCTCTCGCGCTGCTGCTCACCGCACGCCGCCGCACCGCGACCCCGGCCCCGGACCCGGTGCTCGCCGACGTCCCCCTCCAGATCACCGGCCTGTCCAAGAAGTACGCCAGGTCCGCCGACAGGTACGCGGTCAAGGACCTGTCCTTCCGGGTCGAGAGGGGCCAGGTCCTCGGACTCCTCGGACCGAACGGGGCGGGGAAGACCACCACGCTGCGGATGCTGATGGGGCTCATCGGCCCCGACGGCGGCGAGATCCGCGTCTTCGGGCATGCCATCAGGCCGGGCGCGCCCGTGCTGTCCCGGGTCGGGGCGTTCGTCGAAGGGGCGGGCTTCCTGCCGCATCTGTCCGGGCGGGCCAACCTGGAGTTGTACTGGCAGGCCACCGGACGCCCCGCCGAGGACTCGCACATCGAGGAGGCCCTGGAGATCGCCGGACTCGGCGACGCGCTGGCCCGCGCGGTACGGACGTACTCGCAAGGCATGCGGCAGCGGCTCGCCATCGCCCAGGCCATGCTGGGCATGCCGGACCTCCTCATCCTCGACGAGCCGACCAACGGCCTCGACCCGCCCCAGATCCGCGAGATGCGGGACGTGATGATCCGGTACGCGGCCGGGGGCCGGACAGTCATCGTCTCCAGCCATCTCCTCTCCGAGGTCGAACAGTCCTGCACCCACCTGGTGGTCATGGACCGCGGGCGGCTCGTCCAGGCGGGTCCGGTCGCCGAGATCACCGGCTCCGGCGACACGCTGCTGATCAGCACCGCGGCAGAGGTCGCCGAACCACTGGTGGACAAGGTCGCCGCGCTGCCCGGCATCGGATCCGCGGTCCGTACCGACGACGGGCGCGGGCTGCTCGTACGGCTCGACGGCGACACCTCGTCCTCCTTGCTGATCGCCGAACTCGTCCGGCTCGACGTGCCGTTGACCGGTGTCGGACCGCACCGCCGCCTGGAGGACGCGTTCCTCACCCTGATCTCCGGAGGCTCCGCATGAGTGCCGCAGTCGATGTCACCGACGCCGCCGAAGCCCGCGGATACCGGGCGAGGCACACCCTGCCGCTGCGCGTCGAGGCCGTACGGCAGCTGCGCAGGCGCCGCACCCTGCTGATGGGCGGGGTGCTGGCGGCCCTCCCGTTCATCCTGATCACCGCGTTCGCGATCGGCGGCACACCGGACTCCCGGGGTGGCGGCGACCGGCTCACGCTGATGGATACGGCGACCGCGTCCGCTGCGAACTTTGCCGCGACCTGCCTGTTCGTCTCCGCCGGGTTCCTGCTCGTCGTGCCGGTGGCGCTGTTCTGCGGGGACACCGTCGCCTCGGAGGCCAGTTGGTCGTCGCTGCGCTATCTGCTGGCGGCGCCCGTCCCCCGGGCCAGGCTGCTGTGGAGCAAACTCGTCGTGGCACTCGGCTTCAGCCTGGCCGCGATGGTGCTGCTGCCACTCGTCGCTCTGGCCGCGGGAGCCGCCGCGTACGGCTGGGGGCCGCTTCAGCTCCCCACCGGCGGCGCGCTGGCGACCGGCGACACAGTGCCCCGGATCGCGCTCGTCGTCGCGTTCATCTTTGTCTCCCAACTGGTCACCGCGGGGCTGGCGTTCTGGCTGTCGACGAAGACCGACGCCCCGCTGGGCGCGGTCGGCGGCGCGGTCGGGCTGACCATCGTCGGCAATGTGCTCGACGCCGTCACCGCACTCGGTTCCTGGCGCGAATTCCTGCCCGCACACTGGCAGTTCGCCTGGGCGGACGCCCTCCAGCCCGACCTGGAGTGGGGCGGCATGGCAAAGGGCGCGGCGATCTCGGTGACGTACGCCCTGATCCTGTTCGCGTTCGCCTTCCGAGGGTTCAGTCGTAAGGACATCGTGTCCTGACCTTGATGTTCCGAGGCGATTCGCGGTCTTCGCGCCCGCCGTTGCCGCATCGAGATTCATCCGCAACGTCTTCGTCTGCTCCTTGACGCCGTCCCGAACGTCACATTCACAAGTGCTGACACGACGTTGGGGGCAGGGAATGGAACGCCGGACGTACAGAGGGACATACGCAAGGACGCTGGGTCTGCTTCTGGTGGGCGGGGTGCTGCTCACCGGCTGCGGGGGCGGGGGCGGCATGAACGACTCGGCGGTCGACGGCGCGAAGCGCACACAGGGGACGAGCGGGGGCGGCCAGGTCGTGCCCGCGCCGGCCCCCGGTGCGTCGGAAGACGCCGCGCAGAACGCGGAGGACGGCCGGCAGAAGCCCGTGGCGCCGGACTATCTGTCCACGTTCGCGCTGGACGTGGACACCGCCAGTTACGGGTACGCGCGCCGCAAGCTCGCCGACGGCGAGCTGCCGGGAGCGGAGACCGTACGGCCCGAGGAGTTCGTCAACAGCTTCCGCCAGGGCTACCGGCGGCCGGCCGGCAACGGCTTCTCGGTGACGGTCGACGGAGCCCGGACGGACACCGGCGGGGGAGACGGCGTGCGGGCCGGCGACTGGT from Streptomyces sp. NBC_01707 includes the following:
- a CDS encoding alpha/beta fold hydrolase — translated: MQTPDSRWRRWTRGRGRWAAALAALVVLAGAGTWTAAADDSAPAVHREDRMMRVDGVSIDTSYFTSGGSERRPAVLIGHGFGGSKDDVRAQAEKLAGAGYAVLTWSARGFGKSGGEISLNAPGREVKDVSGLIDWLARRPEVQLDGKGDPRVGVTGASYGGAVSLLTAGHDKRVDAIAPVITYWNLADALFPDGVFKKLWAGIFITSGGGCDRFEKQLCDMYERVAVSGKPDAAARALLTDRSPAAVGDRIKVPALIVQGQTDSLFPLGQADAMARTISGNGAPVSVDWIAGGHDGGDLESGRVENRIGSWFDRYLKEDKGVDTGPGFRVTRTGGIDSTDGAALQRGASSDHYPGLSSGGRQIALTGTGGRQEITGLGGSSGRGGTQDDANGGAQDGTSAGLRTQTFRNPAGANPPAISAVPGVGGGLAQLSTLGVGLSLDFPGQYARFDSAPLGTSMRITGSPTVRVKVTAGQGDAVLFGKVYDVAPDGRQQVLPAQLVAPYRITPAQQNKTVELTLPAVDHALDAGHRLRLVLSATDLGYASPAEPTTYTVALDGPLTVPTAPAVKTASAGLPWWTWGLPAAAAVIALALLLTARRRTATPAPDPVLADVPLQITGLSKKYARSADRYAVKDLSFRVERGQVLGLLGPNGAGKTTTLRMLMGLIGPDGGEIRVFGHAIRPGAPVLSRVGAFVEGAGFLPHLSGRANLELYWQATGRPAEDSHIEEALEIAGLGDALARAVRTYSQGMRQRLAIAQAMLGMPDLLILDEPTNGLDPPQIREMRDVMIRYAAGGRTVIVSSHLLSEVEQSCTHLVVMDRGRLVQAGPVAEITGSGDTLLISTAAEVAEPLVDKVAALPGIGSAVRTDDGRGLLVRLDGDTSSSLLIAELVRLDVPLTGVGPHRRLEDAFLTLISGGSA
- a CDS encoding ABC transporter permease, with product MSAAVDVTDAAEARGYRARHTLPLRVEAVRQLRRRRTLLMGGVLAALPFILITAFAIGGTPDSRGGGDRLTLMDTATASAANFAATCLFVSAGFLLVVPVALFCGDTVASEASWSSLRYLLAAPVPRARLLWSKLVVALGFSLAAMVLLPLVALAAGAAAYGWGPLQLPTGGALATGDTVPRIALVVAFIFVSQLVTAGLAFWLSTKTDAPLGAVGGAVGLTIVGNVLDAVTALGSWREFLPAHWQFAWADALQPDLEWGGMAKGAAISVTYALILFAFAFRGFSRKDIVS